Proteins from a single region of Sylvia atricapilla isolate bSylAtr1 chromosome 7, bSylAtr1.pri, whole genome shotgun sequence:
- the CRYBA2 gene encoding beta-crystallin A2 translates to MTSSEAMDTLGQYKITVWEEENFQGKRCEFLMECPSIMERGFRKIRSIKVESGPWVGFEYPEYQGQQFILEKGDYPRWEAWSGNSGYRTEHLLSFRPVKCANHNDSKVILYEAENFQGHKFELSDDYPSLQAMGWGNKEVASIKVNAGAWVAYQYPGYRGYQYVLERDRQNGEFKKYNEYSSQAHTNQIQSIRRVQH, encoded by the exons ATGACCAGCAGTGAAGCCATGGACACCTTGGGGCAGTACAAGATCACGgtgtgggaggaggagaactTCCAGGGCAAGCGCTGCGAGTTCCTCATGGAGTGCCCCAGCATCATGGAGCGCGGCTTCCGCAAGATCCGCTCCATCAAGGTGGAGTCTGGCCC ctgGGTAGGCTTCGAGTACCCCGAGTACCAGGGACAGCAgtttatcctggagaagggTGACTATCCCCGGTGGGAGGCCTGGAGCGGGAACAGTGGCTACCGGACCGagcacctcctctccttccGGCCTGTCAAATGCGCA AACCACAATGACAGCAAAGTCATCCTCTACGAGGCCGAGAACTTCCAGGGTCACAAGTTTGAGCTGAGTGACGACTATCCCTCGCTGCAGGCCATGGGCTGGGGCAACAAGGAGGTGGCATCCATCAAAGTGAACGCCGGAGC GTGGGTGGCATATCAGTATCCAGGATACAGGGGCTACCAGTACGTGCTGGAGCGGGACAGACAGAACGGCGAGTTCAAGAAGTACAATGAATACAGCAGCCAGGCCCACACCAACCAGATCCAATCCATCCGCCGCGTCCAGCACTGA